DNA sequence from the Tissierella sp. MB52-C2 genome:
TATTTTCTAGGTCGATACATGAAGAAAGTGAAAGAAAAGGAGACTTTATTCCTGTTAATTGTAGTGCAATACCATCTAATCTATTGGAATCAGAATTATTTGGTTATATAGAAGGTGCATTTACAGGGGCATATAAAAAGGGGAGACCAGGAAAATTTGAATTGGCTAATGGAGGGACTTTATTTCTAGATGAAATAGGAGATATGCCATTACTGATGCAGGCAAAACTTTTAAGAGTTTTACAAGATGGTATTGTATATAGGGTAGGAAGCGGTAAACCTATAAAAGTTGATGTGAGAATAATCGCTGCCACTAATAAGGATTTACACAAACTGATGGAGAATGGTGAATTCAGAGAAGACTTATACTATAGACTAAATGTAGTGACCATATCTATCCCACCTCTTAGAGAGCGAAAAGAAGATATTCCAGAGCTTATAAAAGATTTTTTATTGGAGTTTTCAAAGAAAAACAATAAGGAAAATCTATATATAACAGGAGATGCCATGAAGGTATTGACAGATTATCCTTGGAAAGGAAATATAAGGGAACTTAAAAATACTATTGAAAGGTTAGTTATTCTATCTCAAGACAATGAAATCGAGACTAAGGATATTCCAATAGAAATAATCAATAGTACAAATGTAACATCTTTTATAGATTTAGATAGGAAGATTCCCTTTGACTTTAAAGGAGCAGTAGAAGAATTTGAAAAGAATATAATTATAAATGCATTGGAAAAAACTAAGGGAAACAAGGTACAGGCAGCAGAATTGCTAAATATAAAAAGATCAACTTTATATTATAAATTGAATTTATATGGTTTGACTAAGTATCTCTAATATTATATATTGGGGTGTCAATAAAATGACATTGGTGTATCAAAAATTGACATTAATTATTCTGTAATGATAGATGTAGCAATACCAATGCTTTGAACTATAAATAATATGAATATTAGAACTTAATTAGATTTATCTATAATAAAAAATTAAATATAAGACCTATTTATGTCAACAATCTGACATAAATAGGTCTTAATTATAAAATCACGGTTATAAATGCTAAAATATTAACAAACAAATAAGGAATTAAACGAAAAAACATATAACTGAAACCTTGTAAAATACAGATTTATAGTAATTGTAACAAGTAAATAAGAAAAAGATTATAACTTTCTCTAAAGTTGGTCTGATAATTGCATATATAATAAGTGGACAATAATTTGTTAGTAGGAGGATGAAGTTATGGAGTTATATGTAATTCCTTTAAAGCAGCATATAGGTGCTCCTTGTACACCTGTAGTAAATATGGGAGATGAAATAAAGAGGGGACAATGTATAGCAGAGCCTAATGGTCTTGGTGCTAAGATACATACAAGTGTGTCTGGAAAAGTTATAAAAATAACAGAAGAACATATAGAAATTGAAGCAGAAGATCTAGACAATAAGGATTATATAAAAATAAAGAAATGCAATAGTATAGTAGAAACAGCTTATGAGGCAGGTATAGTGGGAGCAGGTGGAGCAGGTTTTCCAACTCATATAAAGTTGCAATCTGAAATTCCAGATGGATATATTATTGCAAATTGCATAGAATGTGAACCAATTTTAAACCATAATATAAGACTTTTAGAAGAAAATCCTGAAATAGTGTTAAAAGGCATAAGATATGCCATGGAAGCTACAAAAGCACCAAAGGGATATATAGCGATAAAGGCTAAAAATAAAAAAGCTATAGATTCATTGAGAAAAGCTATTGGCGATAAAGATGATGTAGAAGTAAAAGAATTAAGGGATATGTATCCAATGGGAGAAGAAAGAGCTATAATCTATGAGATATTTGGTGCTTGGCTAGAGCCTACTCAGCTTCCAATAGAGGCAAAATGTGTAGTGATGAATGGAGAGACTTTGGCGAATTTAACAAGGGCTGTTGAAGATTTAAAGCCTGTAATAGATAAGGACATTACCATAGGTGGAAAGCTTAAAAGCGGGAAAGAATCAAATGTGTTTTTCCAAATGCCTATAGGTACTCCAATAAAGAAACTTATAGAACAATGTGGTGGAATTGATGGAGATTTTGGAGAAGTAATAATTGGAGGTCCATATACAGGAAAGGCTTCTGATCTTGAGAGAGCTGTAGTCACAAAGACATCTGGCGGTGCCATAGTTACCATACCTTTACCAGAATTTGAAGGACCCCTAGGATTATTGGTATGTGCCTGTGGTGCAGATGAAACTAGACTTAGAGATATAGCAGGAAAGATGAAGTCTCAAGTAGTAGCAGTTACAAAGTGTAAGAACCTTGTGGAAATACGAGGTGCAAATAAATGTCTAACGCCAGGACATTGCCCAGGGCAGGTTCAAGGTATAATGGACTTAAAGAAAAATGGTGCAAAAAGAGTTCTAATTTCTAATTGCAGTGATTGTACAAATACTGTAATGGCTTGTGCACCTAAAATGGGAGTAGGTGTATATCACCATACAGATCATATATTTAGAACTGTAGACCATGAATTATCTAGAAGACTTCCAGTGGAAGAATAAATCATTGAAGGAGGATCAAAATGGCAATAAGTGCTGAATTAGCAGAAAAACTAAAGAATGAAGTTGCTGTAGTATGTTGTAGAGTCGAAGCTGGAACTATAATATCAGCAAGTAATCTTGAGGATCCAGGAATATTTCCTGATCTTGTAGACTCTGGGTTATTAACTATACCAGAAACACCAGTAAAGATTGGAGAGGCTATAGGAGCAAAAGTATTAAAAACTATAGATTCACTAACACCATTAACTCCAGAAATACTAGAGGGAATGAAGACTTTAGAATCAGAAGTTAAAAATATAGAATTGGATAATGGAAATGAAAAGGCAGTATTTAAAAATAATATGAAAGCTGGAGATATAATAACAGCAGAGGATCTGGAGAATCCTATGAACTTTGAGAAACTAGAGGATTCATTGCTTATTAAACTTGATGATAAAGTACTTACTAGGGAAGAAGTCATAGGAAAGAAATTATCTAAAGATACTCCTGCTTTAACTCCAGTAACAAAAGAAGTCCTAGAAGGATTTGATGCCCAAGAATCTACACCGGCTATATCTACTGGAAATGGCGGAGTAATTAAAATTAAAATTGCAGAGGGTAAGGGTATAGACATTGAGGTTCCAATATTTGGACTATCTACACCTGTAGTAGAGGCTAAAGAAACTATAAAGGACATAGTTGTAGAAGAACCTAAGAAAAAACCTGAGAAAATAGTTAGAAAACTAGTTAAAAGACATTTTAATATAACAGAAGTAAAGTTTGGTGAAGAAACTAAGATTGAAGGAACAACTCTATATATCAGAGAAAATATTGGGGAAGATGCAGTAAAGGTAGATAAATTAGTTAAGAATATTAAAGTTGAAATAATCACACCTGATAAATACAATACTTATTCTGAAACCATAATGGATATTCAGCCAATAGCTACGAAAGAAGAAGGAGGCAAATTAGGACAAGGTTTTACTAGAGTCCTTGATGGAGTAATTATGATGGTAACAGGTACTGATGAAAATGGAGTCCAAATAGGTGAGTTTGGTTCATCAGAAGGAATTCTTGAAGAAAATATAATGTGGAATAGACCAGGGGCTCCAGATAAGGGAGATATATTTATTAAGACTGAAGTTACAATAAAGGCTAATACAAACATGGAAAGACCAGGACCGTTGGCAGCTCATAAAGCTTCAGATTTCATTACTCAAGAAATAAGAGAAGTCCTAAAGACTTTGGATGAATGCTTAGTAGTTAATGAAGAAGAATTTGTTCAGAAAAGAAGACCAGATAAGAAAAAAGTAGTAATAGTTAAGGAAATCATGGGACAAGGAGCAATGCATGATAATTTAATTCTTCCTGTTGAACCAGTTGGAATATTAGGAGCTAAGCCTAATGTTGACCTTGGAAATGTTCCAATAGTTTGTTCACCTTTAGAAATACTAGATGGGGCTATTCATGCTCTTACTTGTATAGGACCTGCTACAAAGGAATGTTCAAGACATTACTTTAGGGAGCCTCTTGTAATAGAAGCTCTAAGAGATGAGGAAGTGGACTTATGTGGAGTTGTACTAGTAGGTAGTCCTCAAATCAACTCTGAGAAATTCTATGTATCAGAGAGAGTAGGTATGACGGTAGAGGCCATGGATGCTGATGGTGCAGTAGTTACTACAGAAGGATTTGGAAACAACCATATCGACTTTGCAAGTCATATTGAGCAAATAGGAATGAGGGGAACTCCAGTAGTTGGAGCATCTTTCTGTGCTGTACAAGGTGCTTTGGTAGTTGGAAATCAGTATATGACTCATATGATAGACCTTAACAAAACAGAGGCAGGAATTGAAAATGAAATACTTTCCTGTAACACTTTAACTCATGATGATGCACTTAGAATATTAGCAATGTTAAAATCAGCTATGGCAGGAGAAGAAGTTAAAGCTCCTGAAAGAAAATGGAACAAGGATATAAAAGAGAACAATTTACAATTAATAGAGAAGGCGACGAATAAGAAAATAGCAAGACCAGATAATGAAACTTCTTTACCTATGAGTGAGAAGAGAAGAAAGAAATATAGTTAATATAAAATAAGGTGAAATTATGAAATACACTGATAATGCTAGGTATATGGAAGGAATTATAGTTGAAATAAGCGATGGTGCTGTAAGTATAGATTTTAAAGGCAGAATGGGATTTTTAAAAATTCCCATGAGAATGTTAATTACAGACTATCCCTTACAAGTAGGTCAAGAAGTGGGTTTGAGTATGAGTTATGTGGAAGTTTTAAAAGAAGAACCTAATGAAAAATATATAAGTAATTTAAGTAAAAAAGATAAGGAGGTATAAAGTATGACAGTAATAAAAGGATTACAATCAGAAATATTTGTACCAATTACACCACCTCCAGTATGGACTCCTGTAACTAAGGAATTAAAGGATATGGTAGTTGCTTTAGTTACAGCAGCTGGTGTTCATGAAAAGACAGATGAAAGATTTAACTTAGCAGGAGATTTTACTTTTAGAAAAGTTAAAGATACTACTCCATCACAGGAATTAATGGTATCCCATGGTGGATATGATAATGGAGATGTAAATAAAGATATTAACTGTATGTTTCCTATAGATAGATTACACGAACTTGCAAAGGATGGAATTATAAAATCAGTAGCTCCAGTACACGTTGGATTCATGGGTGGTGGAGGAAATCAGGAAAAGTTTAAAAATGAGACAGGTCCAGAGATTGCAAAGATACTCAAGGAAGAAGGAGTAGATGCTGTACTGTTAACAGCTGGATGAGGTACTTGCCACCGCTCTGCCGTGATTGTGCAGAGAGCGATTGAGGAAGCAGGTATACCAACTATTATAATAGCTGCTCTTCCTCCAGTAGTAAGACAGAATGGTACTCCAAGGGCAGTTGCACCATTAGTACCAATGGGAGCAAATGCAGGAGCTCCACACGATACAGAGATGCAGTATAATATCTGTAAGGAATCTTTACAAAAACTAGTAGAAATAGATTCACCAGGTAAAATAGTTCCACTGCCATATGAATATATTGCAAAGGTTTAGAGGCTTATGCCTTTAAACCTTTCTAACCATAATTTCCAGGAGGGAAAAAGATGAATTTTTCAAAGAGTTTACAAGCTATAGATTCTCATACTATGGGAGAGGCAACTAGAATAGTAACTGGTGGATTGCCTGTTATACCAGGAAGTACTATGTCGGAGAAAAAAGAGTATTTAGAGAAAAATTTAGATTACATAAGAACAGCCTTAATGCATGAACCAAGAGGGCATAAAGATATGTTTGGTGCAATTATTGCTGCACCTACTTTAGAAGAAGCTGACTTAGGTATAATATTTATGGATAGTGGCGGATATTTAAATATGTGTGGTCATGGAACCATGGGTACAGCCACAGTT
Encoded proteins:
- a CDS encoding CBO2463/CBO2479 domain-containing protein; this encodes MKYTDNARYMEGIIVEISDGAVSIDFKGRMGFLKIPMRMLITDYPLQVGQEVGLSMSYVEVLKEEPNEKYISNLSKKDKEV
- the prdC gene encoding proline reductase-associated electron transfer protein PrdC, with amino-acid sequence MELYVIPLKQHIGAPCTPVVNMGDEIKRGQCIAEPNGLGAKIHTSVSGKVIKITEEHIEIEAEDLDNKDYIKIKKCNSIVETAYEAGIVGAGGAGFPTHIKLQSEIPDGYIIANCIECEPILNHNIRLLEENPEIVLKGIRYAMEATKAPKGYIAIKAKNKKAIDSLRKAIGDKDDVEVKELRDMYPMGEERAIIYEIFGAWLEPTQLPIEAKCVVMNGETLANLTRAVEDLKPVIDKDITIGGKLKSGKESNVFFQMPIGTPIKKLIEQCGGIDGDFGEVIIGGPYTGKASDLERAVVTKTSGGAIVTIPLPEFEGPLGLLVCACGADETRLRDIAGKMKSQVVAVTKCKNLVEIRGANKCLTPGHCPGQVQGIMDLKKNGAKRVLISNCSDCTNTVMACAPKMGVGVYHHTDHIFRTVDHELSRRLPVEE
- the prdA gene encoding D-proline reductase (dithiol) proprotein PrdA; protein product: MAISAELAEKLKNEVAVVCCRVEAGTIISASNLEDPGIFPDLVDSGLLTIPETPVKIGEAIGAKVLKTIDSLTPLTPEILEGMKTLESEVKNIELDNGNEKAVFKNNMKAGDIITAEDLENPMNFEKLEDSLLIKLDDKVLTREEVIGKKLSKDTPALTPVTKEVLEGFDAQESTPAISTGNGGVIKIKIAEGKGIDIEVPIFGLSTPVVEAKETIKDIVVEEPKKKPEKIVRKLVKRHFNITEVKFGEETKIEGTTLYIRENIGEDAVKVDKLVKNIKVEIITPDKYNTYSETIMDIQPIATKEEGGKLGQGFTRVLDGVIMMVTGTDENGVQIGEFGSSEGILEENIMWNRPGAPDKGDIFIKTEVTIKANTNMERPGPLAAHKASDFITQEIREVLKTLDECLVVNEEEFVQKRRPDKKKVVIVKEIMGQGAMHDNLILPVEPVGILGAKPNVDLGNVPIVCSPLEILDGAIHALTCIGPATKECSRHYFREPLVIEALRDEEVDLCGVVLVGSPQINSEKFYVSERVGMTVEAMDADGAVVTTEGFGNNHIDFASHIEQIGMRGTPVVGASFCAVQGALVVGNQYMTHMIDLNKTEAGIENEILSCNTLTHDDALRILAMLKSAMAGEEVKAPERKWNKDIKENNLQLIEKATNKKIARPDNETSLPMSEKRRKKYS
- the prdB gene encoding D-proline reductase (dithiol) protein PrdB; the protein is MTVIKGLQSEIFVPITPPPVWTPVTKELKDMVVALVTAAGVHEKTDERFNLAGDFTFRKVKDTTPSQELMVSHGGYDNGDVNKDINCMFPIDRLHELAKDGIIKSVAPVHVGFMGGGGNQEKFKNETGPEIAKILKEEGVDAVLLTAGUGTCHRSAVIVQRAIEEAGIPTIIIAALPPVVRQNGTPRAVAPLVPMGANAGAPHDTEMQYNICKESLQKLVEIDSPGKIVPLPYEYIAKV
- a CDS encoding sigma 54-interacting transcriptional regulator → MIKLTEHYIGEIELQLRLILGNLHEAVCVINTSGIVTFWNFSSEKLYNIKAKEIVGNHIEKFFKDPILLRALKEKKTFQNLKHNPKGETDVILSAIPLIYKGELIGAVSTDRDLNEITNLYMELDREKTKVEILKQQMKEITQDKYFFGKIIGKSKALIDAMTIAKQVAKTDASVLITGESGTGKEVFSRSIHEESERKGDFIPVNCSAIPSNLLESELFGYIEGAFTGAYKKGRPGKFELANGGTLFLDEIGDMPLLMQAKLLRVLQDGIVYRVGSGKPIKVDVRIIAATNKDLHKLMENGEFREDLYYRLNVVTISIPPLRERKEDIPELIKDFLLEFSKKNNKENLYITGDAMKVLTDYPWKGNIRELKNTIERLVILSQDNEIETKDIPIEIINSTNVTSFIDLDRKIPFDFKGAVEEFEKNIIINALEKTKGNKVQAAELLNIKRSTLYYKLNLYGLTKYL